In Deinococcus sp. HSC-46F16, the following are encoded in one genomic region:
- a CDS encoding cation:proton antiporter regulatory subunit produces the protein MIRLDETPLPGVGVRHDFDGRYGKRVGVITHRDGRREIFVSRRDDPDACAQSIVLSEEEAEAVADLLGGSTITRHVSRLTQDIEGLAMDWVPVSGLSPYAGHALGDTMMRTRTGASIVAVMRDGQAIPAPGPELPLRAGDTVVVVGTPNGVVRAARLLGGGE, from the coding sequence ATGATTCGACTCGATGAAACGCCCCTTCCCGGCGTGGGCGTGCGGCACGATTTTGACGGGCGCTACGGCAAGCGCGTGGGCGTGATCACCCACCGCGACGGACGGCGCGAGATTTTCGTCTCCCGCCGCGACGACCCCGACGCCTGCGCCCAGAGCATCGTGCTGAGCGAGGAGGAGGCCGAGGCGGTCGCCGACCTGCTGGGCGGCTCGACGATCACCCGGCACGTCTCCCGGCTCACGCAGGACATCGAGGGGCTGGCGATGGACTGGGTGCCGGTTTCGGGCCTCAGCCCCTACGCCGGGCACGCGCTGGGCGACACCATGATGCGCACCCGCACGGGCGCGAGCATCGTGGCGGTGATGCGCGACGGGCAGGCGATTCCGGCCCCCGGTCCCGAGCTGCCGCTGCGGGCGGGCGACACCGTGGTCGTCGTGGGGACGCCGAACGGGGTGGTGCGGGCCGCGCGGCTGCTGGGCGGAGGCGAGTGA